Proteins from a single region of Pseudomonas sp. BSw22131:
- the dxs gene encoding 1-deoxy-D-xylulose-5-phosphate synthase, translating to MPTTFKEIPRERPSTPLLDSAATPDGLRRLGEAELEALADELRLELLYTVGQTGGHFGAGLGVIELTIALHYVFDTPDDRLVWDVGHQAYPHKILTGRRQQMSTLRQKGGVAAFPRRSESEYDTFGVGHSSTSISAALGMAIASRLQGSDRKAIAVIGDGALTAGMAFEALNHAPEVAADMLVILNDNDMSISRNVGGLSNYLAKILSSRTYTSMREGSKKVLSRLPGAWEIARRTEEYAKGMLVPGTLFEELGWNYIGPIDGHDLPTLIATLRNMRDLKGPQFLHVVTKKGKGFGPAEVDPIGYHAITKLDPIDAPAAAPKQPGGPKYSGVFGQWLCDMADADSRLVGITPAMKEGSDLVAFSERFPDRYFDVAIAEQHAVTLAAGMACEGSKPVVAIYSTFLQRGYDQLIHDVAVQNLDVLFAIDRAGLVGEDGPTHAGSYDLSFLRCIPGMLVMTPSDENELRKMLSTGHLFNGPAAVRYPRGTGPNAVIENNLEPLEIGKGIVRRTGSKVAMLVFGVQLTEALSVAEKLDATVVDMRFVKPLDEGLVREMAASHDLLVTLEENAIMGGAGAAVSEFLAREDILKSVLHLGLPDVYVEHAKPVQMLAECGLDAAGIETSITQRLLKMQSA from the coding sequence ATGCCCACGACGTTCAAAGAGATCCCCCGCGAGCGCCCGTCCACGCCTCTGCTCGACAGTGCAGCGACGCCGGATGGCCTGCGCCGACTAGGTGAAGCAGAGCTGGAAGCACTGGCTGACGAACTGCGCCTGGAGCTGCTTTACACCGTTGGCCAGACGGGCGGCCACTTTGGCGCCGGTCTTGGCGTCATCGAACTCACCATCGCCTTGCACTACGTTTTCGATACCCCCGACGACCGGCTGGTCTGGGACGTCGGTCATCAAGCGTATCCGCATAAAATCCTAACCGGGCGTCGCCAGCAGATGTCCACGCTGCGCCAGAAAGGCGGCGTTGCTGCCTTCCCGCGCCGCAGCGAAAGCGAGTACGACACTTTTGGCGTCGGTCACTCGAGCACCTCCATCAGCGCCGCCCTGGGCATGGCAATCGCCTCGCGTCTGCAAGGCAGCGACCGCAAAGCCATCGCGGTGATTGGCGATGGTGCGCTGACCGCCGGTATGGCTTTCGAGGCGCTGAACCACGCGCCTGAAGTCGCCGCCGACATGTTGGTGATCCTCAACGACAACGACATGTCGATCTCGCGAAACGTGGGCGGGCTGTCAAATTATCTGGCCAAAATCCTCTCGAGCCGCACTTACACGAGCATGCGCGAAGGCAGCAAAAAAGTGCTGTCACGCTTGCCCGGCGCGTGGGAAATTGCCCGCCGCACCGAGGAATACGCCAAGGGCATGCTGGTCCCCGGCACGCTCTTCGAAGAGCTGGGCTGGAACTACATCGGCCCCATCGACGGCCACGACCTCCCAACGCTGATTGCGACCCTGCGTAACATGCGTGATCTCAAGGGACCGCAGTTTCTGCACGTAGTGACTAAAAAAGGTAAAGGATTCGGCCCCGCTGAAGTCGACCCGATTGGTTACCACGCGATCACCAAACTCGACCCGATCGATGCCCCTGCTGCCGCGCCTAAACAGCCGGGCGGGCCTAAATATTCCGGCGTTTTCGGCCAATGGTTGTGCGACATGGCCGACGCAGACTCGCGTCTGGTCGGCATTACGCCAGCCATGAAGGAAGGCTCGGATCTGGTGGCGTTCAGTGAGCGCTTCCCGGACCGCTACTTCGACGTGGCAATTGCCGAGCAGCACGCAGTGACGCTGGCCGCAGGCATGGCCTGTGAAGGATCCAAGCCGGTTGTAGCTATTTACTCGACCTTTTTGCAGCGCGGCTATGACCAGTTGATTCATGACGTCGCCGTCCAGAATCTCGACGTACTGTTTGCCATCGACCGGGCAGGTCTGGTTGGGGAAGACGGCCCGACGCACGCTGGCAGCTACGACCTGTCCTTCCTGCGCTGTATACCCGGCATGCTGGTGATGACGCCAAGCGACGAGAACGAGCTGCGCAAGATGCTCAGCACCGGCCACCTGTTCAACGGCCCGGCTGCGGTGCGCTATCCGCGTGGCACCGGTCCGAATGCTGTGATTGAAAACAACCTGGAGCCGCTGGAAATAGGTAAGGGTATCGTGCGCCGCACAGGTAGCAAGGTGGCCATGCTGGTGTTTGGCGTGCAGTTGACCGAAGCGTTGAGCGTGGCCGAAAAGCTGGACGCCACGGTTGTGGACATGCGCTTCGTCAAACCGCTGGATGAGGGACTGGTCAGGGAAATGGCCGCCAGCCACGACCTGCTGGTGACCCTCGAAGAAAACGCCATCATGGGCGGCGCTGGTGCGGCAGTCAGTGAGTTCCTGGCGCGCGAGGACATTCTTAAATCAGTGCTGCATCTTGGCTTGCCAGATGTCTATGTCGAGCATGCCAAGCCTGTGCAGATGCTCGCAGAGTGCGGTCTGGATGCGGCAGGGATTGAAACGTCGATCACTCAGCGACTGCTGAAGATGCAGTCCGCTTGA
- the ribA gene encoding GTP cyclohydrolase II has product MPVVFVAASKLPTPFAQFTMNGFLEEENGREHVVLTLGDVSDGAPVLGRVHSECLTGDALFSQRCDCGSQLDAAMRAIAAEGRGVLLYLRQEGRGIGLMNKIRAYELQDGGADTVEANERLGFAADQRDYGICLPMLEYLGIKSLRLMTNNPRKVKALTEMGITVAERVPLHTGHNPHNKLYLATKAGKLGHMMGNEHQSEVDPA; this is encoded by the coding sequence GTGCCCGTCGTATTTGTCGCCGCTTCCAAGCTGCCCACTCCCTTTGCCCAATTCACCATGAACGGTTTCCTTGAAGAGGAGAACGGTCGTGAGCATGTGGTCCTTACGCTGGGCGATGTATCCGACGGCGCCCCCGTACTGGGGCGTGTGCACTCGGAGTGCCTGACAGGCGACGCCCTGTTCAGTCAGCGTTGCGATTGTGGTTCACAGCTTGACGCCGCCATGCGCGCCATCGCCGCAGAGGGCCGTGGCGTGCTCTTGTATCTGCGTCAGGAAGGCCGAGGTATCGGCTTGATGAACAAGATCCGTGCGTATGAATTGCAGGATGGTGGGGCGGACACCGTTGAGGCCAACGAGCGTCTGGGCTTTGCGGCCGATCAGCGTGATTACGGAATCTGCCTGCCAATGCTTGAGTACTTGGGCATTAAGTCGCTGCGTTTGATGACCAACAATCCGCGTAAGGTCAAAGCGCTGACGGAGATGGGCATCACGGTTGCCGAGCGCGTGCCGCTGCACACCGGTCATAACCCGCATAACAAGCTTTATCTGGCGACGAAGGCCGGGAAATTGGGCCACATGATGGGCAACGAGCATCAGAGTGAGGTCGACCCCGCGTGA
- a CDS encoding phosphatidylglycerophosphatase A family protein, which yields MTDHPNQVPAENVPPSVWTNPWHFLAFGFGSGTLPKAPGTWGSMVAVPFIPLWQMLPDWGYWLMLGITMLFGFWLCGKVADDLRVHDHEGIVWDEMVGMWITLWLVPEGWQWLLVGFLVFRFFDILKPWPIHWIDKHVHGGVGIMLDDVLAGVFAWLAMQGLVWGWAKMWALGFF from the coding sequence GTGACAGATCATCCTAATCAGGTCCCGGCGGAAAACGTTCCGCCCTCGGTGTGGACCAATCCGTGGCATTTTCTGGCGTTCGGTTTCGGCTCCGGCACTTTGCCCAAAGCGCCGGGTACCTGGGGCTCGATGGTCGCGGTACCCTTCATTCCGCTTTGGCAGATGCTGCCGGACTGGGGCTACTGGCTGATGCTGGGGATCACTATGCTGTTCGGCTTCTGGCTGTGCGGCAAGGTTGCGGATGATCTGCGGGTCCACGATCACGAAGGCATCGTCTGGGATGAGATGGTCGGAATGTGGATCACCCTGTGGCTGGTGCCCGAAGGTTGGCAGTGGTTGCTGGTGGGTTTTCTGGTGTTCCGCTTTTTCGACATCCTCAAACCCTGGCCCATCCACTGGATCGACAAGCACGTCCACGGCGGCGTGGGCATCATGCTCGACGATGTGCTGGCTGGCGTGTTTGCCTGGCTGGCGATGCAAGGGCTGGTATGGGGCTGGGCGAAGATGTGGGCTTTGGGCTTCTTCTGA
- the thiL gene encoding thiamine-phosphate kinase has translation MGEFELIRNFFADAPCAQPGEGVVLGIGDDCALLSVPSGEQLAISTDTLVAGVHFPDACDPFLLGQRALGVSASDLAAMGATPLAFTLALTLPDVSADWLQAFAQGLNLMAQGCAMRLIGGDTTRGPLSLTVTVFGRVPVGQALTRSGAQPGDLLCVGGPLGDGAGALPLVLNQRSTETSTSKALLARYWSPQPQLALGQALRGRATSALDISDGLLADCGHIALASGVRLLIERDKVPMSAPLLSFFGQEAALHAALSGGDDYILAFTLAPSSLADLVDEGWPVAVIGQVVEGQGVMLVDGQGQDVTPITRGYQHFRETR, from the coding sequence ATGGGCGAATTCGAGCTGATCCGCAACTTCTTTGCTGATGCGCCCTGTGCGCAGCCGGGTGAAGGTGTCGTGTTGGGGATCGGCGATGATTGCGCCCTGTTGTCGGTGCCGTCGGGCGAACAGCTGGCGATCTCCACTGACACGCTGGTTGCCGGGGTGCATTTTCCCGACGCCTGCGACCCTTTCCTGCTGGGCCAGCGTGCCCTCGGTGTGTCCGCCAGCGATCTCGCTGCCATGGGCGCCACCCCTCTTGCTTTTACCCTCGCTCTGACCTTGCCGGACGTTTCTGCTGACTGGCTGCAAGCGTTCGCCCAAGGTTTGAACCTCATGGCGCAAGGCTGTGCGATGCGCCTGATTGGTGGCGACACTACACGTGGGCCTTTGAGTTTGACGGTTACGGTGTTCGGCCGGGTGCCCGTAGGTCAGGCCTTGACCCGCAGTGGTGCCCAACCCGGCGACTTGCTCTGCGTGGGCGGGCCGCTTGGCGATGGCGCAGGCGCTTTGCCGTTGGTGTTGAACCAGCGCAGTACCGAGACGTCTACCTCAAAGGCCTTGCTGGCGCGTTACTGGTCGCCGCAGCCGCAGCTGGCGTTGGGGCAGGCACTGCGCGGTCGGGCGACATCCGCTCTGGATATCTCGGACGGACTGCTCGCTGATTGCGGACACATCGCATTGGCGTCAGGCGTTCGATTGCTAATCGAGCGTGACAAGGTGCCAATGTCTGCCCCGCTGCTGTCTTTTTTTGGACAGGAGGCGGCGTTGCATGCAGCACTTAGCGGCGGCGACGACTACATACTCGCCTTCACCCTGGCGCCATCTTCGCTGGCTGATCTGGTTGACGAGGGTTGGCCTGTAGCAGTTATCGGCCAAGTGGTCGAAGGGCAGGGCGTAATGCTCGTCGATGGCCAAGGCCAGGACGTCACTCCGATCACTCGGGGCTATCAACATTTTCGGGAGACACGGTGA
- the nusB gene encoding transcription antitermination factor NusB, producing the protein MINDESDQFNPRDAKSPEAAKNRSAKRREARQLAMQALYQWHMAGHSLNEIEAQFRVDNDFKDVDGVYFHELLHGVATNKTEIDTALAPCLDITIEELDPVELAVLRLSTYELLKRIDVPYRVVINEGIELAKVYGSTDGHKFVNGVLDKLAPRLREVEVKAHKR; encoded by the coding sequence GTGATTAACGACGAAAGCGACCAGTTCAATCCGCGCGATGCCAAGTCGCCTGAAGCTGCGAAAAACCGCAGTGCCAAGCGCCGCGAAGCGCGTCAGCTTGCGATGCAGGCGTTGTATCAGTGGCACATGGCAGGTCATTCGCTGAATGAAATCGAAGCGCAGTTCCGCGTTGATAACGATTTCAAAGACGTCGACGGTGTGTACTTCCACGAGCTGTTGCATGGCGTGGCGACCAACAAGACCGAGATCGATACTGCGCTCGCGCCTTGCCTGGATATCACCATCGAAGAACTCGATCCGGTGGAACTGGCTGTTTTGCGTCTCTCTACTTACGAGCTGCTCAAACGCATTGACGTACCGTACCGCGTGGTCATCAACGAAGGCATTGAGCTGGCGAAAGTCTACGGTTCGACCGACGGCCACAAGTTCGTCAACGGCGTGCTCGACAAGCTGGCTCCGCGTCTGCGCGAAGTCGAAGTGAAGGCCCACAAGCGCTAA
- the ribH gene encoding 6,7-dimethyl-8-ribityllumazine synthase, whose amino-acid sequence MPLKTIEGTFIAPQGRYALVVGRFNSFVVESLVSGAVDALVRHGVSENDITIIRAPGAFEIPLVVQKVAQRSEFAAIIALGAVIRGGTPHFEYVAGECTKGLSQVSMEFGVPVAFGVLTVDSIEQAIERSGTKAGNKGAEAALSAIEMVSLLAQLEAK is encoded by the coding sequence ATGCCCCTGAAGACCATCGAAGGTACCTTCATCGCCCCACAAGGCCGCTACGCCCTCGTGGTTGGCCGCTTCAACAGCTTCGTCGTGGAAAGCCTGGTGAGCGGTGCCGTTGATGCCCTGGTTCGCCATGGCGTGAGCGAAAACGACATCACCATCATCCGCGCGCCGGGTGCTTTCGAAATCCCGCTGGTCGTGCAGAAGGTCGCTCAACGTAGCGAATTCGCAGCCATCATCGCCCTTGGCGCTGTGATTCGTGGCGGCACCCCGCATTTTGAATACGTTGCGGGCGAATGCACCAAGGGCTTGTCCCAAGTGTCCATGGAGTTCGGCGTACCGGTCGCCTTTGGCGTGCTGACAGTTGATTCCATCGAACAAGCCATCGAACGTTCCGGCACCAAGGCTGGTAACAAGGGCGCTGAAGCTGCGCTTTCTGCCATTGAAATGGTCAGCCTGCTGGCACAGTTGGAGGCCAAGTGA
- the ribBA gene encoding bifunctional 3,4-dihydroxy-2-butanone-4-phosphate synthase/GTP cyclohydrolase II translates to MALNSIEELVEDIRQGKMVILMDDEDRENEGDLIIASECVRPEDINFMARYARGLICMPMTRERCETLKLPLMAPRNGSGFGTKFTVSIEAAEGVSTGISAADRARTVQAAAAKNARAEDIVSPGHIFPLMAQAGGTLSRAGHTEAACDLARMAGFEPTGVICEVMNDDGTMSRRTELEAFAAEHNIKIGTIADLIHYRMIHERTVQRIAEQPMDSELGHFNLVTYRDSVEGDVHLALTLGKICAEEPTLVRVHNMDPLRDLLMVRQPGRWSLRAAMKAVSDAGSGVVLLLGHPLDGDVLLAQIRDTAEKNIIKSPTTYSTVGAGSQILRDLGVRKMRLMSSPMKFNAISGFDLEVVEYVPSE, encoded by the coding sequence GTGGCGCTCAATAGCATCGAAGAACTGGTTGAAGATATCCGCCAAGGCAAGATGGTCATCCTCATGGATGACGAAGACCGCGAGAACGAAGGCGATCTGATCATCGCCTCCGAGTGTGTCAGGCCTGAGGACATCAACTTCATGGCGCGCTATGCCCGTGGCCTGATTTGCATGCCCATGACCCGCGAGCGCTGCGAAACCCTAAAGTTGCCGCTTATGGCGCCGCGCAACGGTTCCGGTTTCGGTACCAAGTTCACCGTCTCCATCGAAGCCGCCGAAGGCGTGAGCACTGGCATATCTGCCGCTGACCGCGCACGCACAGTGCAGGCAGCCGCCGCCAAAAATGCCCGCGCAGAAGACATCGTCAGCCCTGGTCACATCTTCCCGCTGATGGCGCAGGCGGGTGGCACGCTGTCTCGCGCCGGCCATACCGAAGCTGCCTGTGACCTGGCGCGCATGGCCGGTTTCGAGCCGACAGGTGTGATCTGCGAAGTCATGAACGACGACGGCACCATGTCCCGTCGTACAGAACTTGAAGCATTCGCCGCCGAACACAACATCAAGATCGGCACCATTGCGGATCTGATTCACTACCGGATGATCCACGAACGTACCGTTCAGCGGATTGCCGAGCAGCCAATGGACAGCGAGCTGGGCCATTTCAACCTGGTGACCTACCGCGATTCGGTGGAAGGCGATGTGCATCTGGCATTGACCCTCGGCAAGATCTGCGCAGAAGAGCCAACCCTTGTTCGCGTCCATAACATGGACCCGCTGCGTGATCTGCTGATGGTCAGGCAGCCGGGCCGCTGGAGCCTGCGTGCCGCGATGAAAGCGGTTTCGGACGCAGGAAGCGGCGTCGTTTTGCTGCTCGGTCATCCACTCGATGGCGACGTGCTGCTGGCGCAAATCCGCGATACCGCCGAGAAAAACATCATCAAGTCGCCCACCACCTACAGCACCGTGGGCGCGGGTTCGCAGATCCTTCGCGACCTGGGCGTGCGCAAAATGCGCCTGATGAGTTCGCCAATGAAGTTCAATGCGATATCCGGTTTCGATCTGGAAGTTGTAGAATACGTGCCCTCCGAATAA
- a CDS encoding riboflavin synthase, with amino-acid sequence MFTGIIESIGSIRALTPKGGDVRVYVETGKLDLSDVKLGDSIAVNGVCLTAVELPGDGFWADVSRETLHVTAFVDLKAGSRVNLEKALTPTTRLGGHLVSGHVDGVGEVISREENARAIQFRMRAPRELAKYISHKGSITVDGTSLTVNAVNGAEFELTIVPHTLAETIMGDYRAGHKINLEVDLLARYLERLLLGDKAADPTPAQGGSITEGFLADNGYLKS; translated from the coding sequence ATGTTTACCGGCATTATCGAATCCATCGGCAGCATCCGCGCCCTGACCCCCAAAGGCGGCGATGTCCGCGTTTATGTGGAAACCGGCAAACTTGATCTCAGTGACGTAAAACTGGGCGATAGCATCGCAGTCAATGGCGTTTGCCTGACTGCCGTCGAGTTGCCAGGTGATGGTTTCTGGGCTGACGTCAGCCGCGAAACACTTCACGTCACCGCGTTCGTCGATTTAAAGGCTGGCAGCCGTGTTAACCTGGAAAAAGCCCTGACGCCCACTACCCGCTTGGGCGGCCACTTGGTCAGCGGCCATGTGGACGGCGTCGGCGAAGTCATCTCGCGTGAAGAGAACGCCCGGGCGATCCAGTTCCGCATGCGCGCACCCCGCGAGCTCGCCAAGTACATTTCCCATAAAGGCTCGATCACCGTCGACGGCACCAGTCTGACGGTCAATGCCGTCAATGGCGCCGAGTTCGAGCTGACCATCGTCCCGCACACGCTGGCCGAAACCATCATGGGCGACTACCGTGCGGGCCATAAGATCAATCTGGAAGTCGACCTGCTGGCGCGTTATCTCGAGCGTCTGCTGCTGGGCGACAAAGCCGCAGACCCGACACCTGCTCAGGGCGGCAGCATTACTGAAGGCTTTCTCGCCGACAACGGCTACCTCAAATCCTGA
- the ribD gene encoding bifunctional diaminohydroxyphosphoribosylaminopyrimidine deaminase/5-amino-6-(5-phosphoribosylamino)uracil reductase RibD codes for MSSTEQAALDAFYMARALELARKGVYSTHPNPRVGCVIVRDGAIVGEGWHVRAGEPHAEVHALRHAGDKARGATAYVTLEPCSHHGRTPPCADALLEAGIARVVAAMQDPNPDVGGRGLLRLMNSGISVQSGVLQAEARAINKGFLKRMEHGLPYVRVKMAMSLDGRTAMASGESKWITGPEARSAVQRLRAQSSAVLTGADTVLADDARLTVRPDELGLNAELTALALSRPPLRVLIDGRLRVPLDAPFFQAGSALVVTCAAASARERYHAQGHDMLALPSSGGHVDLRKLLVELAARGINDVLVEAGPKLAGAFTRLGLVDEFQIFVAGKFMGSSARPLLDLPLAQMSEALELNIVEMRAVGNDWRVIAIPTPTPGV; via the coding sequence ATGTCTTCGACCGAGCAGGCAGCGCTGGACGCTTTCTACATGGCCCGTGCGCTGGAACTGGCGCGTAAGGGCGTTTATTCGACGCACCCCAATCCAAGGGTGGGTTGCGTGATAGTGCGCGACGGCGCCATCGTTGGCGAAGGCTGGCACGTTCGTGCTGGCGAGCCTCACGCTGAAGTCCATGCGTTGCGTCATGCCGGCGACAAGGCCCGTGGCGCAACTGCCTACGTCACCCTCGAACCCTGCAGTCACCATGGCCGGACACCGCCTTGCGCCGATGCGTTGCTTGAAGCCGGCATCGCCCGCGTGGTTGCCGCCATGCAAGACCCCAACCCCGACGTCGGCGGGCGTGGCCTGTTGCGCCTTATGAATTCAGGTATCAGCGTCCAAAGTGGTGTGCTGCAAGCCGAAGCGCGCGCGATCAATAAAGGCTTTCTCAAGCGCATGGAACACGGCTTGCCGTACGTGCGGGTAAAAATGGCAATGAGCCTCGATGGCCGAACTGCAATGGCCAGCGGCGAAAGCAAATGGATTACGGGCCCTGAAGCTCGCTCTGCGGTGCAGCGCCTGCGCGCGCAATCAAGCGCGGTGTTGACCGGTGCCGACACGGTACTCGCCGACGATGCCCGTTTGACCGTTCGCCCCGATGAGCTTGGCCTCAATGCCGAGCTGACCGCGCTGGCGCTGAGCCGTCCGCCGCTGCGGGTGCTGATCGACGGCCGCTTGCGTGTGCCGCTCGATGCTCCGTTTTTTCAGGCGGGGAGTGCGCTGGTGGTGACGTGCGCTGCCGCTTCTGCCCGCGAGCGCTATCACGCCCAAGGCCACGATATGCTGGCGCTGCCCAGCAGTGGCGGGCATGTTGATCTGCGCAAACTGCTGGTTGAACTGGCGGCACGCGGTATCAACGACGTGCTGGTCGAAGCCGGCCCGAAACTGGCCGGTGCGTTCACCCGTCTGGGACTGGTGGATGAGTTTCAGATTTTTGTCGCCGGCAAGTTCATGGGGTCAAGCGCACGTCCGCTGCTTGATCTTCCGCTGGCGCAGATGAGTGAAGCACTGGAACTGAACATCGTCGAAATGCGCGCTGTCGGAAATGATTGGCGCGTCATCGCAATACCCACGCCGACGCCCGGCGTATAA
- the nrdR gene encoding transcriptional regulator NrdR gives MHCPFCGANDTKVIDSRLVAEGDQVRRRRECVACGERFTTFETAELVLPRLIKQDGSRQPFDEDKLRAGMQRALEKRPVSVERLEAAIAHIKSKLRATGEREVKSLIVGELVMGELQKLDEVAYIRFASVYRRFQDLNEFREEIDRLAREPVKE, from the coding sequence ATGCACTGTCCCTTTTGCGGTGCCAACGACACCAAAGTCATTGACTCGCGTCTGGTCGCCGAGGGCGATCAAGTCCGCCGCCGTCGCGAATGCGTGGCCTGCGGCGAACGCTTCACCACGTTCGAGACGGCCGAGCTCGTTCTCCCGAGGCTGATCAAGCAAGACGGCAGCCGCCAACCGTTTGATGAAGACAAACTGCGTGCCGGCATGCAACGAGCGCTGGAAAAGCGCCCGGTCAGTGTCGAACGGCTCGAAGCCGCCATCGCCCACATCAAGAGCAAGCTGCGCGCCACTGGCGAACGCGAGGTCAAGTCATTGATCGTCGGCGAACTGGTGATGGGCGAGCTGCAAAAACTCGACGAGGTCGCCTACATCCGCTTTGCTTCTGTTTACAGGCGGTTTCAGGACCTCAACGAATTCCGCGAAGAAATCGACCGACTGGCACGCGAGCCGGTTAAAGAGTGA
- a CDS encoding class I SAM-dependent methyltransferase has product MIAPHQLQAPLSKLLGDARLVPASLPDTDLKLWLIDAQNMNRAFSPDETRCILEDPPYWAFCWASGLALARFLAGQPHWVEGKRVLDFGAGSGVAGIAAMKAGALEVVACDLDPLAIEACRANAELNGVSLGYSTDFFSQADRFDLILVADVLYDRANLPLLDAFLSRGREALVADSRVKDFKHPAYQRLGILDAMTLPDLAEPWEFRKVSLYHAARSGENRKTL; this is encoded by the coding sequence GTGATTGCACCGCATCAACTACAGGCTCCGCTGAGCAAGCTGCTCGGCGATGCCCGGTTGGTCCCTGCTTCTTTGCCGGATACCGACCTGAAATTATGGCTGATCGATGCACAGAACATGAACCGCGCGTTCAGCCCTGACGAAACCCGCTGCATTCTCGAAGACCCGCCCTATTGGGCATTCTGCTGGGCCAGCGGCCTTGCCTTGGCGCGGTTTCTGGCCGGGCAACCGCATTGGGTCGAAGGCAAGCGCGTGCTGGATTTCGGTGCCGGCTCCGGGGTGGCGGGGATTGCGGCGATGAAAGCCGGCGCCCTGGAGGTGGTGGCATGCGATCTGGATCCGTTGGCAATCGAGGCCTGCCGCGCAAACGCTGAACTCAATGGCGTGTCGCTCGGTTATTCGACGGATTTCTTTTCGCAGGCTGACCGCTTTGACCTCATCCTGGTGGCTGATGTGCTGTACGACCGCGCCAACCTGCCGCTGCTGGACGCGTTCCTGAGCCGGGGCCGCGAAGCGCTGGTCGCCGATTCCCGCGTGAAGGATTTCAAGCACCCGGCGTATCAAAGGCTTGGAATTCTAGACGCGATGACGCTGCCGGATCTGGCCGAACCCTGGGAGTTTCGCAAGGTGAGTCTGTATCACGCGGCGCGCTCCGGGGAGAATCGCAAAACCCTTTAG
- the trxA gene encoding thioredoxin: protein MSQDTPYIFDATTADFDQLVIENSFHKPVLVDFWAEWCAPCKVLMPLLQKVAEDYQGELLLAKVDCDAQQDVVARFGIRSLPTVVLFKDGQPVDGFAGAQSEPQILAMLEPHVQMPEPIDTEADPLETAQSLFAERRFADAEAVLKASLAEDNTNAAALILYARCLAERGELTEARAVLDAVKGDDHKAALAGAKAQLTFLAEAAALPDAADLKTRLAQNPQDDEAAHQLALHQLSRQQYEAALDGLLKLFIRNRSYNEGLPHKTLLQVFDLLGNDHPLVTTYRRKLFAALY from the coding sequence ATGAGCCAGGACACCCCGTACATCTTCGATGCGACCACTGCTGATTTCGATCAATTGGTCATCGAGAATTCGTTTCACAAGCCGGTACTCGTGGACTTCTGGGCCGAGTGGTGCGCGCCCTGCAAGGTGCTGATGCCGTTGCTGCAGAAGGTTGCCGAGGACTATCAAGGCGAACTGCTGCTGGCCAAAGTCGATTGCGATGCGCAGCAGGATGTCGTTGCGCGCTTCGGTATCCGCAGCCTGCCGACGGTGGTGCTGTTCAAGGACGGTCAACCGGTGGACGGTTTTGCCGGTGCCCAGTCGGAACCGCAGATTCTCGCCATGCTTGAGCCGCACGTACAGATGCCCGAGCCCATCGATACCGAAGCCGATCCGCTGGAAACCGCTCAATCGTTGTTTGCCGAACGCCGTTTTGCCGATGCCGAAGCCGTTTTGAAAGCCTCGTTGGCGGAAGACAACACCAATGCTGCAGCGTTGATCCTGTACGCGCGCTGCCTGGCGGAGCGTGGCGAACTGACCGAAGCGCGGGCAGTGCTTGATGCGGTCAAGGGCGATGACCACAAAGCGGCGTTGGCCGGAGCGAAGGCGCAACTGACCTTTCTGGCAGAGGCTGCCGCCCTCCCCGACGCTGCCGATCTGAAAACCCGACTGGCGCAGAACCCGCAGGACGACGAGGCGGCGCATCAACTGGCGTTGCACCAGTTGTCACGTCAGCAGTACGAGGCGGCGCTGGATGGGCTACTCAAGCTGTTCATCCGCAACCGCAGCTACAACGAAGGCTTGCCGCACAAGACCCTTCTGCAGGTGTTCGACTTGCTGGGCAATGATCACCCGCTGGTCACCACCTATCGTCGCAAGCTGTTTGCTGCGTTGTACTGA